A region from the Salminus brasiliensis chromosome 22, fSalBra1.hap2, whole genome shotgun sequence genome encodes:
- the cabcoco1 gene encoding ciliary-associated calcium-binding coiled-coil protein 1 isoform X2, with protein sequence MTARNAKTAAVKRLSSTVCETVEMFPQWTLLSQEHIAMLLELSVDQVQLQFEDALGLKKQQTCLKEAALLDYFVAGFWWAKEVNFTCQQISFFMALLQLVLDNMKEQQMPFAENFKAFTQNLLATRKSSSVDTDVNPLFDLDQIKSITDYFKSSLFQHYRLYQFLFTQPREEMLLGMERSIEVANSADFAAPLEEGMSTELYFRYMAPAPDASPPQSIQGLDECLEKNEEEPDERQQGEAHESPGSFSVEDADFTDRLRIQEESYISRLDSLKRVASK encoded by the exons GTGTGCGAAACTGTCGAGATGTTCCCTCAGTGGACGCTACTATCACAGGAACACATAGCCATGCTGCTGGAGCTCTCTGTGGACCAAGTCCAGTT GCAATTTGAGGACGCACTCGGTTTGAAAAAACAGCAGACATGTTTGAAGGAGGCAGCCCTGTTGGACTACTTTGTTGCTGGATTTTGGTGGGCCAAGGAGGTGAACTTCACCTGTCAGCAAATCTCATTTTTCATGGCCCTTTTACAGCTGGTGCTCGACAACATGAAAG AGCAGCAGATGCCCTTTGCTGAGAATTTCAAGGCCTTTACCCAAAACCTACTTGCCACCAGGAAGTCATCATCAGTAGACACTGATGTTAATCCGTTATTTGATTTGGATCAAATCAAATCCATTACGGATTACTTCAAGAGCAG TCTTTTCCAGCACTACAGACTATATCAGTTCCTATTCACTCAGCCAAGAGAGGAGATGCTCCTTGGAATGGAG AGAAGCATCGAAGTGGCAAATTCAGCTGATTTTGCTGCTCCCCTAGAGGAGGGCATGTCTACTGAACTGTACTTCCGCTACATGGCCCCCGCTCCCGACGCCTCACCCCCTCAG TCCATCCAGGGGCTGGATGAATGTCTGGAGAAGAATGAAGAAGAACCTGATGAAAGGCAACAGGGAGAGGCCCATGAAAGCCCAGGAAGCTTCAGTGTAGAAGAC GCAGACTTCACCGACAGGCTGCGAATTCAAGAGGAGTCCTACATCTCCAGGTTAGACAGCCTTAAGAGAGTGGCATCCAAATAA
- the cabcoco1 gene encoding ciliary-associated calcium-binding coiled-coil protein 1 isoform X1, protein MTARNAKTAAVKRLSSTVCETVEMFPQWTLLSQEHIAMLLELSVDQVQLQFEDALGLKKQQTCLKEAALLDYFVAGFWWAKEVNFTCQQISFFMALLQLVLDNMKEQQMPFAENFKAFTQNLLATRKSSSVDTDVNPLFDLDQIKSITDYFKSSLFQHYRLYQFLFTQPREEMLLGMERSIEVANSADFAAPLEEGMSTELYFRYMAPAPDASPPQSIQGLDECLEKNEEEPDERQQGEAHESPGSFSVEDVREVLVEMTKEMLAKLQADFTDRLRIQEESYISRLDSLKRVASK, encoded by the exons GTGTGCGAAACTGTCGAGATGTTCCCTCAGTGGACGCTACTATCACAGGAACACATAGCCATGCTGCTGGAGCTCTCTGTGGACCAAGTCCAGTT GCAATTTGAGGACGCACTCGGTTTGAAAAAACAGCAGACATGTTTGAAGGAGGCAGCCCTGTTGGACTACTTTGTTGCTGGATTTTGGTGGGCCAAGGAGGTGAACTTCACCTGTCAGCAAATCTCATTTTTCATGGCCCTTTTACAGCTGGTGCTCGACAACATGAAAG AGCAGCAGATGCCCTTTGCTGAGAATTTCAAGGCCTTTACCCAAAACCTACTTGCCACCAGGAAGTCATCATCAGTAGACACTGATGTTAATCCGTTATTTGATTTGGATCAAATCAAATCCATTACGGATTACTTCAAGAGCAG TCTTTTCCAGCACTACAGACTATATCAGTTCCTATTCACTCAGCCAAGAGAGGAGATGCTCCTTGGAATGGAG AGAAGCATCGAAGTGGCAAATTCAGCTGATTTTGCTGCTCCCCTAGAGGAGGGCATGTCTACTGAACTGTACTTCCGCTACATGGCCCCCGCTCCCGACGCCTCACCCCCTCAG TCCATCCAGGGGCTGGATGAATGTCTGGAGAAGAATGAAGAAGAACCTGATGAAAGGCAACAGGGAGAGGCCCATGAAAGCCCAGGAAGCTTCAGTGTAGAAGACGTAAGAGAAGTGCTTGTGGAAATGACCAAAGAGATGCTAGCTAAACTGCAG GCAGACTTCACCGACAGGCTGCGAATTCAAGAGGAGTCCTACATCTCCAGGTTAGACAGCCTTAAGAGAGTGGCATCCAAATAA